In Mastacembelus armatus chromosome 4, fMasArm1.2, whole genome shotgun sequence, the following are encoded in one genomic region:
- the LOC113129109 gene encoding sex comb on midleg-like protein 2 isoform X2 — protein sequence MGKTPLKDQRDGKKEKPGRTISPTGTTPASTKDTFSWEEYLKETSSIPAPPSCFRQARVPPSNDFKVGMKLEAHDPRNSTSVCIATVMGLTGVRLRLRLDGSDNSNDFWRLVDSSDIQPIGTCEKNGDMLQPPLGFRMNASSWPMFLLRTLNGAEMAPATAFKKEPPSPPQNSFKPGMKLEAVDKKNPYLICPATIGEVRGDEVFIMFDGWRGAFDYWCKYDSRDIFPVGWCSLTKHSLQPPGNSVNLPKNLQILPVSPSKPSRRSMPSSYRLPNPLPPLPVRKGVRGRRPKSETIALLKAVAEAAAAQNGTVPENTQLVPRPHKKRGPKPGSKRKSKILQSPAPLPSIQVSQESPPSHNSVVSTVCVYVNKHGNCGPHLDRKQMQHLPDHFGPGPVNAVLQQVVQSCIDCAYQPKVLLSALQTHSGGGEVVRVRTDGGVRVVKLPSASSASFVLRFLETMCRHLQCDNLFSSQPFSHYTAYDRTKSVKEEALDTPSLVRGSKRSLSGVSPPYAAPLSPKHLRTEAHPSEAETLPHEENGLMKEQRYMDSASNSMTPRPQTVRSSSDYHSQASSLYHPGNSTPMRRLSSNPTELSSSQPLRRVEASSTTGPEALGSDRESLSSKNPSSWSIEEVMQFVRDADPTALAPHAELFRKHEIDGKALMLLRSDMIMKYMGLKLGPALKLCHHIERLKQGKL from the exons ATGGGAAAAACTCCACTAAAAG ACCAGAGAGATGGCAAGAAGGAGAAACCTGGAAGAACCATTTCACCAACAGGTACAACCCCTGCATCAACAAAAG ATACTTTCAGCTGGGAAGAATATCTAAAAGAAACATCATCTATACCAGCTCCACCTAGCTGTTTCCGTCAG GCTAGAGTCCCACCCTCCAACGACTTCAAGGTGGGAATGAAGCTTGAAGCCCATGACCCACGCAATTCCACCTCAGTTTGTATTGCCACAGTGATGGGTTTAACGGGGGTCCGTCTGCGTCTCCGTCTGGATGGGAGTGATAACAGCAATGACTTCTGGAGGCTGGTAGATTCCTCTGATATCCAGCCTATTGGCACCTGTGAAAAGAATGGAGACATGCTGCAGCCACCACTGG GATTTCGGATGAATGCATCCTCATGGCCCATGTTTCTACTGAGAACTTTAAATGGAGCTGAGATGGCCCCAGCAACCGCCTTTAAGAAG GAACCTCCGAGCCCCCCGCAGAACAGCTTTAAACCAGGCATGAAGCTAGAGGCTGTGGACAAGAAGAACCCTTACCTAATCTGCCCTGCCACCATTGGAGAAGTGAGGGGCGATGAGGTCTTTATCATGTTCGATGGGTGGCGGGGTGCCTTTGATTACTGGTGCAAGTACGACTCCCGGGACATCTTCCCCGTGGGCTGGTGCTCCCTCACTAAACACAGCCTCCAGCCCCCGGGTAACAGCG TTAACCTGCCAAAAAACCTCCAGATACTCCCCGTGTCACCCTCCAAACCTAGCAGACGCTCCATGCCGTCCTCCTACAGACTCCCCAACCCTCTGCCCCCTTTACCTGTCAGGAAGGGGGTAAGAGGCCGTCGGCCCAAGAGTGAGACCATTGCTTTGCTTAAAGCTGtggcagaagcagcagctgccCAAAATGGAACAGTACCTGAAAACACGCAGCTTGTACCCCGGCCCCACAAAAAGAGAGGCCCCAAGCCTGGAAGCAAG agaaAGTCCAAGATTCTCCAGAGTCCAGCACCACTGCCCAGTATCCAGGTTTCACAAGAAAGTCCTCCCAGCCATAACTCTGTGGTTTCAACAG tgtgtgtgtatgtgaataaGCATGGAAACTGTGGCCCCCACCTGGACAGGAAGCAGATGCAGCATCTGCCAGACCACTTTGGCCCAGGGCCAGTAAATGCGGTGCTCCAGCAGGTGGTCCAGTCATGTATAGATTGTGCATACCAGCCTAAAGTCCTGCTCAGTGCTCTGCAGACACATTCAGGGGGAGGAGAGGTTGTCAGAG TGAGAACAGATGGTGGAGTTCGTGTGGTCAAACTACCTTCAGCTTCTAGTGCTTCCTTTGTGTTACGCTTCTTGGAGACAATGTGTCGTCACCTGCAATGTGACAACCTGTTCAGCAGCCAACCGTTCAGCCACTACACTGCATATGACAGGACTAAGTCAG TAAAAGAAGAGGCACTGGACACCCCATCCCTGGTTCGGGGTAGTAAGCGGAGTCTCTCTGGAGTCTCTCCACCATATGCAGCCCCTCTGTCTCCTAAACATTTACGTACTGAAGCCCACCCTTCAGAAG CAGAGACCCTGCCTCATGAGGAGAACGGCCTCATGAAAGAGCAGCGCTACATGGACTCAGCCTCCAACTCCATGACCCCTCGACCTCAAACCGTGCGGAGTTCCTCAGACTACCACTCTCAGGCCAGCAGCCTCTACCATCCTGGCAACAGCACACCCATGCGCCGCCTCTCCTCTAACCCCACAGAGCTCAGCTCCTCACAGCCTCTCAGACGAGTTGAAG CCAGCTCCACCACAGGTCCTGAGGCTCTAGGGTCTGACCGAGAAAGTCTGTCCAGTAAAAACCCCTCCTCTTGGTCGATCGAAGAGGTGATGCAGTTTGTGAGGGATGCTGACCCCACAGCATTAGCTCCACATGCTGAATTATTCAGAAAGCAT GAGATTGATGGAAAAGCCCTGATGTTGCTAAGAAGCGACATGATCATGAAATACATGGGTCTAAAACTAGGGCCTGCACTGAAGTTATGCCACCACATAGAGAGGCTGAAACAAGGGAAACTGTAA
- the LOC113129109 gene encoding sex comb on midleg-like protein 2 isoform X4, whose translation MGKTPLKDQRDGKKEKPGRTISPTDTFSWEEYLKETSSIPAPPSCFRQARVPPSNDFKVGMKLEAHDPRNSTSVCIATVMGLTGVRLRLRLDGSDNSNDFWRLVDSSDIQPIGTCEKNGDMLQPPLGFRMNASSWPMFLLRTLNGAEMAPATAFKKEPPSPPQNSFKPGMKLEAVDKKNPYLICPATIGEVRGDEVFIMFDGWRGAFDYWCKYDSRDIFPVGWCSLTKHSLQPPGNSVNLPKNLQILPVSPSKPSRRSMPSSYRLPNPLPPLPVRKGVRGRRPKSETIALLKAVAEAAAAQNGTVPENTQLVPRPHKKRGPKPGSKRKSKILQSPAPLPSIQVSQESPPSHNSVVSTVCVYVNKHGNCGPHLDRKQMQHLPDHFGPGPVNAVLQQVVQSCIDCAYQPKVLLSALQTHSGGGEVVRVRTDGGVRVVKLPSASSASFVLRFLETMCRHLQCDNLFSSQPFSHYTAYDRTKSVKEEALDTPSLVRGSKRSLSGVSPPYAAPLSPKHLRTEAHPSEAETLPHEENGLMKEQRYMDSASNSMTPRPQTVRSSSDYHSQASSLYHPGNSTPMRRLSSNPTELSSSQPLRRVEAASSTTGPEALGSDRESLSSKNPSSWSIEEVMQFVRDADPTALAPHAELFRKHEIDGKALMLLRSDMIMKYMGLKLGPALKLCHHIERLKQGKL comes from the exons ATGGGAAAAACTCCACTAAAAG ACCAGAGAGATGGCAAGAAGGAGAAACCTGGAAGAACCATTTCACCAACAG ATACTTTCAGCTGGGAAGAATATCTAAAAGAAACATCATCTATACCAGCTCCACCTAGCTGTTTCCGTCAG GCTAGAGTCCCACCCTCCAACGACTTCAAGGTGGGAATGAAGCTTGAAGCCCATGACCCACGCAATTCCACCTCAGTTTGTATTGCCACAGTGATGGGTTTAACGGGGGTCCGTCTGCGTCTCCGTCTGGATGGGAGTGATAACAGCAATGACTTCTGGAGGCTGGTAGATTCCTCTGATATCCAGCCTATTGGCACCTGTGAAAAGAATGGAGACATGCTGCAGCCACCACTGG GATTTCGGATGAATGCATCCTCATGGCCCATGTTTCTACTGAGAACTTTAAATGGAGCTGAGATGGCCCCAGCAACCGCCTTTAAGAAG GAACCTCCGAGCCCCCCGCAGAACAGCTTTAAACCAGGCATGAAGCTAGAGGCTGTGGACAAGAAGAACCCTTACCTAATCTGCCCTGCCACCATTGGAGAAGTGAGGGGCGATGAGGTCTTTATCATGTTCGATGGGTGGCGGGGTGCCTTTGATTACTGGTGCAAGTACGACTCCCGGGACATCTTCCCCGTGGGCTGGTGCTCCCTCACTAAACACAGCCTCCAGCCCCCGGGTAACAGCG TTAACCTGCCAAAAAACCTCCAGATACTCCCCGTGTCACCCTCCAAACCTAGCAGACGCTCCATGCCGTCCTCCTACAGACTCCCCAACCCTCTGCCCCCTTTACCTGTCAGGAAGGGGGTAAGAGGCCGTCGGCCCAAGAGTGAGACCATTGCTTTGCTTAAAGCTGtggcagaagcagcagctgccCAAAATGGAACAGTACCTGAAAACACGCAGCTTGTACCCCGGCCCCACAAAAAGAGAGGCCCCAAGCCTGGAAGCAAG agaaAGTCCAAGATTCTCCAGAGTCCAGCACCACTGCCCAGTATCCAGGTTTCACAAGAAAGTCCTCCCAGCCATAACTCTGTGGTTTCAACAG tgtgtgtgtatgtgaataaGCATGGAAACTGTGGCCCCCACCTGGACAGGAAGCAGATGCAGCATCTGCCAGACCACTTTGGCCCAGGGCCAGTAAATGCGGTGCTCCAGCAGGTGGTCCAGTCATGTATAGATTGTGCATACCAGCCTAAAGTCCTGCTCAGTGCTCTGCAGACACATTCAGGGGGAGGAGAGGTTGTCAGAG TGAGAACAGATGGTGGAGTTCGTGTGGTCAAACTACCTTCAGCTTCTAGTGCTTCCTTTGTGTTACGCTTCTTGGAGACAATGTGTCGTCACCTGCAATGTGACAACCTGTTCAGCAGCCAACCGTTCAGCCACTACACTGCATATGACAGGACTAAGTCAG TAAAAGAAGAGGCACTGGACACCCCATCCCTGGTTCGGGGTAGTAAGCGGAGTCTCTCTGGAGTCTCTCCACCATATGCAGCCCCTCTGTCTCCTAAACATTTACGTACTGAAGCCCACCCTTCAGAAG CAGAGACCCTGCCTCATGAGGAGAACGGCCTCATGAAAGAGCAGCGCTACATGGACTCAGCCTCCAACTCCATGACCCCTCGACCTCAAACCGTGCGGAGTTCCTCAGACTACCACTCTCAGGCCAGCAGCCTCTACCATCCTGGCAACAGCACACCCATGCGCCGCCTCTCCTCTAACCCCACAGAGCTCAGCTCCTCACAGCCTCTCAGACGAGTTGAAG CAGCCAGCTCCACCACAGGTCCTGAGGCTCTAGGGTCTGACCGAGAAAGTCTGTCCAGTAAAAACCCCTCCTCTTGGTCGATCGAAGAGGTGATGCAGTTTGTGAGGGATGCTGACCCCACAGCATTAGCTCCACATGCTGAATTATTCAGAAAGCAT GAGATTGATGGAAAAGCCCTGATGTTGCTAAGAAGCGACATGATCATGAAATACATGGGTCTAAAACTAGGGCCTGCACTGAAGTTATGCCACCACATAGAGAGGCTGAAACAAGGGAAACTGTAA
- the rai2 gene encoding retinoic acid-induced protein 2 — translation MEHSDDVSVIMTQTDVCSTEAGGGETASKVEDGVTPLIPADSCDGVVTGLNKGGLSNLVEPPAPSVVSPTAETPGGVALKVATTVLHPVCLGESPLMLPIHLQMAGAAGAQLGQIGAAPYLITSQSPVSLPLVLDQQVIQHMSPSVIPQTTNCPQLPLQNSVLCQNPLTFGLPPAIDQKSAGPAQDTNLLSLLQNPAFAAILQDLFPSQGGSSTCQAPGSPFFSLPPLTPPYTSPLAPLVPPATLLVPYPVIIPLPVPLPVPLPIPIPVSQTEDSKGNMPKPVCSENKSTQTSPKDTTSPLLSSSRCVPPFQPQNVSPSSLPLDEGQALDLSVRACPVEPKQEYPSPQQDSVLDLSVPSVRKKCVQPHSSSGSSGRNREFSFQPGHDASSTSSLSVDVECTQSLDSKLLGSLASLEFSRQHKWVVDSSAGGSSSLSQEASLSRAGNLEIVSASQTAKVIVSVKDAIPAILCGKIKGLSGVSTKNFSIKRDSSQGASLHQLYGMSSAPQGEQHDPNNPLKKIPKNRAIKLKKVSSQEIHFLPIKKQRLAALLPRK, via the coding sequence ATGGAGCATAGTGATGATGTGTCTGTAATCATGACACAGACTGATGTGTGCAGCACTGAGGCGGGGGGAGGAGAAACTGCCAGTAAAGTGGAGGATGGAGTAACTCCACTCATTCCTGCTGATTCCTGCGATGGCGTTGTTACAGGGTTGAACAAAGGGGGGCTGTCTAACCTGGTGGAACCTCCTGCACCATCAGTGGTGAGTCCCACCGCTGAAACACCGGGAGGCGTGGCGCTTAAAGTAGCCACCACTGTACTACACCCAGTGTGTCTTGGGGAGAGTCCACTGATGCTGCCCATTCATCTCCAGATGGCCGGAGCAGCCGGGGCTCAGCTCGGCCAAATAGGAGCAGCCCCGTACTTGATAACCAGCCAAAGCCCTGTTTCGCTCCCTCTGGTCTTGGATCAGCAGGTCATCCAACATATGAGTCCCTCTGTGATCCCTCAGACCACTAACTGTCCTCAGTTACCACTCCAGAACAGTGTCCTCTGTCAGAATCCTTTGACGTTTGGTTTACCTCCAGCTATTGACCAGAAGTCAGCAGGACCAGCTCAGGACACtaacctgctctctctcctgcAGAATCCAGCTTTTGCAGCCATCTTGCAGGACCTTTTCCCTTCCCAGGGGGGGTCATCAACCTGTCAGGCACCAGGCTctcccttcttctctctccctcccctcacACCTCCCTACACCTCACCTTTGGCACCTTTAGTCCCTCCTGCCACACTTCTAGTTCCCTACCCTGTCATCATCCCCCTGCCAGTGCCTCTGCCTGTCCCCCTGCCCATCCCCATCCCTGTCTCTCAGACTGAGGACTCTAAGGGCAACATGCCCAAGCCAGTGTGCAGTGAGAATAAAAGCACTCAGACTTCCCCAAAAGATACTACCTCTCCTTTGTTATCTTCAAGCAGATGTGTGCCACCCTTCCAGCCACAAAATGTGTCGCCTTCTTCACTTCCTCTAGATGAAGGACAGGCTTTAGACCTGTCAGTCAGGGCATGTCCAGTTGAGCCAAAACAGGAATATCCCAGCCCGCAGCAGGACAGTGTGCTCGATTTGTCAGTGCCTAGTGTGAGGAAAAAGTGTGTTCAGCCGCATAGCTCCAGTGGCTCATCAGGACGAAACAGAGAATTTTCTTTCCAGCCTGGTCATGATGCCAGTAGTACTAGTTCTCTGTCTGTGGATGTTGAATGCACTCAGAGTTTAGACTCCAAACTCCTGGGCAGTCTGGCTTCACTGGAGTTCAGTCGACAGCACAAATGGGTGGTCGACAGCAGTGCCGGTGGATCTAGCTCTCTGTCTCAGGAGGCGTCCCTCAGCAGAGCTGGTAACCTTGAGATAGTCAGCGCCTCGCAGACGGCCAAGGTCATCGTGTCTGTGAAGGACGCCATTCCTGCCATCCTCTGTGGGAAGATAAAAGGCCTCTCAGGAGTCTCCACCAAGAACTTCTCCATCAAACGGGACAGCAGCCAGGGGGCGTCTCTGCATCAGCTGTACGGAATGTCATCAGCACCCCAGGGGGAGCAGCATGACCCCAACAACCCACTTAAGAAGATCCCTAAGAACAGAGCTATCAAACTGAAGAAGGTCAGCTCACAGGAGATCCACTTCCTTCCCATTAAGAAGCAAAGACTTGCAGCCCTGCTGCCCAGGAAGTGA
- the LOC113129109 gene encoding sex comb on midleg-like protein 2 isoform X3, producing MGKTPLKDQRDGKKEKPGRTISPTGTTPASTKDTFSWEEYLKETSSIPAPPSCFRQARVPPSNDFKVGMKLEAHDPRNSTSVCIATVMGLTGVRLRLRLDGSDNSNDFWRLVDSSDIQPIGTCEKNGDMLQPPLGFRMNASSWPMFLLRTLNGAEMAPATAFKKEPPSPPQNSFKPGMKLEAVDKKNPYLICPATIGEVRGDEVFIMFDGWRGAFDYWCKYDSRDIFPVGWCSLTKHSLQPPGNSVNLPKNLQILPVSPSKPSRRSMPSSYRLPNPLPPLPVRKGVRGRRPKSETIALLKAVAEAAAAQNGTVPENTQLVPRPHKKRGPKPGSKRKSKILQSPAPLPSIQVSQESPPSHNSVVSTVCVYVNKHGNCGPHLDRKQMQHLPDHFGPGPVNAVLQQVVQSCIDCAYQPKVLLSALQTHSGGGEVVRVRTDGGVRVVKLPSASSASFVLRFLETMCRHLQCDNLFSSQPFSHYTAYDRTKSVKEEALDTPSLVRGSKRSLSGVSPPYAAPLSPKHLRTEAHPSEETLPHEENGLMKEQRYMDSASNSMTPRPQTVRSSSDYHSQASSLYHPGNSTPMRRLSSNPTELSSSQPLRRVEAASSTTGPEALGSDRESLSSKNPSSWSIEEVMQFVRDADPTALAPHAELFRKHEIDGKALMLLRSDMIMKYMGLKLGPALKLCHHIERLKQGKL from the exons ATGGGAAAAACTCCACTAAAAG ACCAGAGAGATGGCAAGAAGGAGAAACCTGGAAGAACCATTTCACCAACAGGTACAACCCCTGCATCAACAAAAG ATACTTTCAGCTGGGAAGAATATCTAAAAGAAACATCATCTATACCAGCTCCACCTAGCTGTTTCCGTCAG GCTAGAGTCCCACCCTCCAACGACTTCAAGGTGGGAATGAAGCTTGAAGCCCATGACCCACGCAATTCCACCTCAGTTTGTATTGCCACAGTGATGGGTTTAACGGGGGTCCGTCTGCGTCTCCGTCTGGATGGGAGTGATAACAGCAATGACTTCTGGAGGCTGGTAGATTCCTCTGATATCCAGCCTATTGGCACCTGTGAAAAGAATGGAGACATGCTGCAGCCACCACTGG GATTTCGGATGAATGCATCCTCATGGCCCATGTTTCTACTGAGAACTTTAAATGGAGCTGAGATGGCCCCAGCAACCGCCTTTAAGAAG GAACCTCCGAGCCCCCCGCAGAACAGCTTTAAACCAGGCATGAAGCTAGAGGCTGTGGACAAGAAGAACCCTTACCTAATCTGCCCTGCCACCATTGGAGAAGTGAGGGGCGATGAGGTCTTTATCATGTTCGATGGGTGGCGGGGTGCCTTTGATTACTGGTGCAAGTACGACTCCCGGGACATCTTCCCCGTGGGCTGGTGCTCCCTCACTAAACACAGCCTCCAGCCCCCGGGTAACAGCG TTAACCTGCCAAAAAACCTCCAGATACTCCCCGTGTCACCCTCCAAACCTAGCAGACGCTCCATGCCGTCCTCCTACAGACTCCCCAACCCTCTGCCCCCTTTACCTGTCAGGAAGGGGGTAAGAGGCCGTCGGCCCAAGAGTGAGACCATTGCTTTGCTTAAAGCTGtggcagaagcagcagctgccCAAAATGGAACAGTACCTGAAAACACGCAGCTTGTACCCCGGCCCCACAAAAAGAGAGGCCCCAAGCCTGGAAGCAAG agaaAGTCCAAGATTCTCCAGAGTCCAGCACCACTGCCCAGTATCCAGGTTTCACAAGAAAGTCCTCCCAGCCATAACTCTGTGGTTTCAACAG tgtgtgtgtatgtgaataaGCATGGAAACTGTGGCCCCCACCTGGACAGGAAGCAGATGCAGCATCTGCCAGACCACTTTGGCCCAGGGCCAGTAAATGCGGTGCTCCAGCAGGTGGTCCAGTCATGTATAGATTGTGCATACCAGCCTAAAGTCCTGCTCAGTGCTCTGCAGACACATTCAGGGGGAGGAGAGGTTGTCAGAG TGAGAACAGATGGTGGAGTTCGTGTGGTCAAACTACCTTCAGCTTCTAGTGCTTCCTTTGTGTTACGCTTCTTGGAGACAATGTGTCGTCACCTGCAATGTGACAACCTGTTCAGCAGCCAACCGTTCAGCCACTACACTGCATATGACAGGACTAAGTCAG TAAAAGAAGAGGCACTGGACACCCCATCCCTGGTTCGGGGTAGTAAGCGGAGTCTCTCTGGAGTCTCTCCACCATATGCAGCCCCTCTGTCTCCTAAACATTTACGTACTGAAGCCCACCCTTCAGAAG AGACCCTGCCTCATGAGGAGAACGGCCTCATGAAAGAGCAGCGCTACATGGACTCAGCCTCCAACTCCATGACCCCTCGACCTCAAACCGTGCGGAGTTCCTCAGACTACCACTCTCAGGCCAGCAGCCTCTACCATCCTGGCAACAGCACACCCATGCGCCGCCTCTCCTCTAACCCCACAGAGCTCAGCTCCTCACAGCCTCTCAGACGAGTTGAAG CAGCCAGCTCCACCACAGGTCCTGAGGCTCTAGGGTCTGACCGAGAAAGTCTGTCCAGTAAAAACCCCTCCTCTTGGTCGATCGAAGAGGTGATGCAGTTTGTGAGGGATGCTGACCCCACAGCATTAGCTCCACATGCTGAATTATTCAGAAAGCAT GAGATTGATGGAAAAGCCCTGATGTTGCTAAGAAGCGACATGATCATGAAATACATGGGTCTAAAACTAGGGCCTGCACTGAAGTTATGCCACCACATAGAGAGGCTGAAACAAGGGAAACTGTAA
- the LOC113129109 gene encoding sex comb on midleg-like protein 2 isoform X1, translating into MGKTPLKDQRDGKKEKPGRTISPTGTTPASTKDTFSWEEYLKETSSIPAPPSCFRQARVPPSNDFKVGMKLEAHDPRNSTSVCIATVMGLTGVRLRLRLDGSDNSNDFWRLVDSSDIQPIGTCEKNGDMLQPPLGFRMNASSWPMFLLRTLNGAEMAPATAFKKEPPSPPQNSFKPGMKLEAVDKKNPYLICPATIGEVRGDEVFIMFDGWRGAFDYWCKYDSRDIFPVGWCSLTKHSLQPPGNSVNLPKNLQILPVSPSKPSRRSMPSSYRLPNPLPPLPVRKGVRGRRPKSETIALLKAVAEAAAAQNGTVPENTQLVPRPHKKRGPKPGSKRKSKILQSPAPLPSIQVSQESPPSHNSVVSTVCVYVNKHGNCGPHLDRKQMQHLPDHFGPGPVNAVLQQVVQSCIDCAYQPKVLLSALQTHSGGGEVVRVRTDGGVRVVKLPSASSASFVLRFLETMCRHLQCDNLFSSQPFSHYTAYDRTKSVKEEALDTPSLVRGSKRSLSGVSPPYAAPLSPKHLRTEAHPSEAETLPHEENGLMKEQRYMDSASNSMTPRPQTVRSSSDYHSQASSLYHPGNSTPMRRLSSNPTELSSSQPLRRVEAASSTTGPEALGSDRESLSSKNPSSWSIEEVMQFVRDADPTALAPHAELFRKHEIDGKALMLLRSDMIMKYMGLKLGPALKLCHHIERLKQGKL; encoded by the exons ATGGGAAAAACTCCACTAAAAG ACCAGAGAGATGGCAAGAAGGAGAAACCTGGAAGAACCATTTCACCAACAGGTACAACCCCTGCATCAACAAAAG ATACTTTCAGCTGGGAAGAATATCTAAAAGAAACATCATCTATACCAGCTCCACCTAGCTGTTTCCGTCAG GCTAGAGTCCCACCCTCCAACGACTTCAAGGTGGGAATGAAGCTTGAAGCCCATGACCCACGCAATTCCACCTCAGTTTGTATTGCCACAGTGATGGGTTTAACGGGGGTCCGTCTGCGTCTCCGTCTGGATGGGAGTGATAACAGCAATGACTTCTGGAGGCTGGTAGATTCCTCTGATATCCAGCCTATTGGCACCTGTGAAAAGAATGGAGACATGCTGCAGCCACCACTGG GATTTCGGATGAATGCATCCTCATGGCCCATGTTTCTACTGAGAACTTTAAATGGAGCTGAGATGGCCCCAGCAACCGCCTTTAAGAAG GAACCTCCGAGCCCCCCGCAGAACAGCTTTAAACCAGGCATGAAGCTAGAGGCTGTGGACAAGAAGAACCCTTACCTAATCTGCCCTGCCACCATTGGAGAAGTGAGGGGCGATGAGGTCTTTATCATGTTCGATGGGTGGCGGGGTGCCTTTGATTACTGGTGCAAGTACGACTCCCGGGACATCTTCCCCGTGGGCTGGTGCTCCCTCACTAAACACAGCCTCCAGCCCCCGGGTAACAGCG TTAACCTGCCAAAAAACCTCCAGATACTCCCCGTGTCACCCTCCAAACCTAGCAGACGCTCCATGCCGTCCTCCTACAGACTCCCCAACCCTCTGCCCCCTTTACCTGTCAGGAAGGGGGTAAGAGGCCGTCGGCCCAAGAGTGAGACCATTGCTTTGCTTAAAGCTGtggcagaagcagcagctgccCAAAATGGAACAGTACCTGAAAACACGCAGCTTGTACCCCGGCCCCACAAAAAGAGAGGCCCCAAGCCTGGAAGCAAG agaaAGTCCAAGATTCTCCAGAGTCCAGCACCACTGCCCAGTATCCAGGTTTCACAAGAAAGTCCTCCCAGCCATAACTCTGTGGTTTCAACAG tgtgtgtgtatgtgaataaGCATGGAAACTGTGGCCCCCACCTGGACAGGAAGCAGATGCAGCATCTGCCAGACCACTTTGGCCCAGGGCCAGTAAATGCGGTGCTCCAGCAGGTGGTCCAGTCATGTATAGATTGTGCATACCAGCCTAAAGTCCTGCTCAGTGCTCTGCAGACACATTCAGGGGGAGGAGAGGTTGTCAGAG TGAGAACAGATGGTGGAGTTCGTGTGGTCAAACTACCTTCAGCTTCTAGTGCTTCCTTTGTGTTACGCTTCTTGGAGACAATGTGTCGTCACCTGCAATGTGACAACCTGTTCAGCAGCCAACCGTTCAGCCACTACACTGCATATGACAGGACTAAGTCAG TAAAAGAAGAGGCACTGGACACCCCATCCCTGGTTCGGGGTAGTAAGCGGAGTCTCTCTGGAGTCTCTCCACCATATGCAGCCCCTCTGTCTCCTAAACATTTACGTACTGAAGCCCACCCTTCAGAAG CAGAGACCCTGCCTCATGAGGAGAACGGCCTCATGAAAGAGCAGCGCTACATGGACTCAGCCTCCAACTCCATGACCCCTCGACCTCAAACCGTGCGGAGTTCCTCAGACTACCACTCTCAGGCCAGCAGCCTCTACCATCCTGGCAACAGCACACCCATGCGCCGCCTCTCCTCTAACCCCACAGAGCTCAGCTCCTCACAGCCTCTCAGACGAGTTGAAG CAGCCAGCTCCACCACAGGTCCTGAGGCTCTAGGGTCTGACCGAGAAAGTCTGTCCAGTAAAAACCCCTCCTCTTGGTCGATCGAAGAGGTGATGCAGTTTGTGAGGGATGCTGACCCCACAGCATTAGCTCCACATGCTGAATTATTCAGAAAGCAT GAGATTGATGGAAAAGCCCTGATGTTGCTAAGAAGCGACATGATCATGAAATACATGGGTCTAAAACTAGGGCCTGCACTGAAGTTATGCCACCACATAGAGAGGCTGAAACAAGGGAAACTGTAA